A portion of the Coraliomargarita parva genome contains these proteins:
- a CDS encoding PEP-CTERM sorting domain-containing protein produces MKQSLEKTSAWLILGSLSLLPLSSNASIIATESFDYADGNNNLASVGTGGTGWSAGWTTDGTSFDVVDGAAFTGEYDTFRNSRTLTSAQSTGTLYIAWTGVKQRTVDEVGTQVLALSGMSGTTEEFSLQFRTDYADVDSEYFLLYGGSDRSDSASATDGPYTEGTEVTFVLEIVFDDSGNEAINAWAFSGGLPTILGSASLTQSAPITSIDSILIQSNGKSMTGYFDNIVIATEYSDILSVIPEPSTYAVLFGIATLTLAFIRRRRA; encoded by the coding sequence ATGAAGCAATCTCTAGAAAAGACTTCCGCTTGGCTGATACTTGGCTCACTCAGCCTCCTGCCCCTTAGCTCGAATGCATCCATCATCGCGACGGAATCCTTCGACTATGCCGACGGCAACAACAACCTCGCTTCAGTCGGCACCGGTGGGACCGGCTGGAGTGCCGGTTGGACGACGGACGGCACCAGCTTTGATGTCGTCGATGGTGCCGCGTTCACGGGAGAGTATGACACGTTTAGAAATTCCCGCACACTGACATCCGCTCAGTCCACCGGAACCCTCTATATTGCATGGACTGGAGTCAAGCAGCGAACAGTAGACGAAGTGGGGACACAAGTCCTTGCGCTTTCCGGGATGAGCGGCACGACCGAAGAATTCAGTCTCCAGTTTCGAACCGATTATGCGGATGTGGACAGTGAATACTTCTTACTCTATGGAGGCAGTGATAGAAGCGACTCCGCTTCCGCCACTGACGGTCCCTATACGGAAGGCACCGAGGTCACCTTCGTGCTCGAAATCGTCTTTGATGATAGCGGTAACGAAGCCATCAATGCCTGGGCTTTCTCCGGTGGCCTGCCGACGATACTTGGCTCTGCTTCGCTAACCCAAAGCGCTCCGATAACTTCGATAGATTCTATCCTAATCCAATCGAATGGCAAAAGTATGACGGGATACTTCGATAACATCGTCATCGCGACCGAATACAGTGATATACTCAGCGTCATCCCAGAGCCATCCACCTACGCTGTCCTATTCGGCATCGCAACTCTGACCTTGGCGTTCATTCGCCGTCGTCGTGCTTAG
- a CDS encoding alpha-galactosidase, with the protein MILTIGISSHGFGGRILLADDRSLPGIEGESAINHPDLSGKSEQSVKKLELTSPHLKLIQVVLNDATDHNNELVQENEWLLHPNEGKIALTGNLFLIEDSLNQTGHIFIKRAPLPGSRTIPSGCDFKVTPQRGGETTVLMYENGSEDTWTVLKYKGGVLGRAKALQDWQASQRPATEGHRLPRFLSNTWGDRSRDGRMREDFILAEIDAADQLGVDVLQLDDGWQQGTSANSKLAHQNGGVWEGFWHTDPDFWEVNRERFPNGLENVVEHAREKGIQLGLWYAPDSWNDLANWRKDADQILELYRTYGITHFKVDSINATTDLARQNLHAFFDRVLTESGGEVVFDLDITAGKRPGYFGEMTVGPLFVENRYTDWGSYWPHQTLRNLWQLSRWVDPTRLRMEFLNNERNTWKYKKDPLAPAQYKADTLFATVMFANPLGWFECSNLSDQYVAEAAPLIRTWKRHREELFDGTILPIGKEPDGIAYTGFMSIAPEGNRGYILVFRELNPEDQASIEIPEGLDLGQANWELLSSNGEVKSNNDRLRVQIPERLGYVFARFTIN; encoded by the coding sequence ATGATTCTCACGATCGGTATATCCTCTCACGGCTTTGGGGGTCGGATCTTGTTGGCAGATGACCGAAGTCTACCCGGAATTGAGGGAGAGTCGGCCATCAACCATCCCGATCTTTCCGGCAAGTCCGAACAATCCGTAAAGAAGCTGGAACTCACGTCGCCACATCTAAAGCTGATACAAGTTGTCCTCAACGACGCGACCGACCACAATAACGAACTGGTGCAGGAAAATGAGTGGTTGCTCCACCCGAACGAAGGCAAAATCGCCCTGACCGGTAATCTGTTTCTGATCGAGGACTCCCTGAACCAGACCGGGCACATTTTCATCAAGCGTGCCCCGCTCCCTGGATCCAGAACAATCCCCTCGGGCTGCGACTTTAAAGTGACGCCACAACGCGGCGGCGAAACGACCGTATTGATGTATGAAAACGGATCCGAGGACACGTGGACTGTTTTAAAATACAAGGGCGGTGTTCTGGGCAGGGCCAAAGCACTGCAGGACTGGCAAGCGTCGCAGCGTCCGGCCACAGAAGGACATCGACTCCCCCGTTTCCTCAGTAACACATGGGGTGATCGTTCACGCGACGGTCGCATGCGCGAGGACTTCATCCTCGCCGAAATCGATGCCGCCGACCAGTTGGGCGTCGACGTGCTTCAACTGGATGACGGCTGGCAACAAGGCACCAGTGCCAACTCGAAGCTTGCACATCAGAATGGAGGCGTCTGGGAGGGCTTCTGGCATACGGATCCGGATTTCTGGGAGGTCAACCGCGAACGTTTCCCGAACGGACTGGAAAACGTTGTCGAACACGCCCGTGAAAAGGGCATCCAGCTGGGCCTCTGGTATGCCCCGGATTCATGGAACGATTTGGCCAACTGGCGCAAAGACGCCGATCAGATTCTGGAGCTCTACCGGACCTACGGAATCACACATTTCAAGGTAGACAGCATCAATGCGACGACGGATTTGGCGCGGCAGAACCTACATGCATTCTTTGACCGGGTACTCACAGAAAGCGGGGGCGAAGTCGTCTTCGATCTGGATATCACCGCAGGCAAGCGCCCGGGCTATTTCGGCGAAATGACCGTCGGGCCCCTGTTTGTCGAAAACCGCTACACGGACTGGGGCAGCTACTGGCCTCATCAAACGCTCCGAAACCTTTGGCAGCTTTCGCGGTGGGTCGACCCGACGCGTTTGCGCATGGAATTCCTGAATAACGAGCGTAACACCTGGAAATATAAAAAGGACCCACTGGCACCGGCACAGTACAAAGCGGATACTCTCTTCGCGACTGTCATGTTCGCCAACCCGCTGGGATGGTTTGAATGCTCGAACTTGTCAGACCAATATGTAGCGGAAGCGGCCCCTCTGATCCGGACATGGAAACGCCATCGTGAGGAACTATTCGATGGCACGATCCTACCGATCGGCAAGGAACCCGACGGCATCGCCTACACGGGATTCATGTCAATCGCCCCCGAAGGGAACCGGGGATACATCCTGGTCTTCCGCGAGCTGAACCCCGAAGACCAAGCAAGCATTGAGATTCCGGAAGGGCTGGACCTCGGCCAAGCGAACTGGGAGCTGCTGAGCTCCAATGGGGAGGTGAAATCAAACAATGACCGCCTCCGGGTTCAGATCCCGGAGCGTCTCGGCTACGTCTTCGCACGCTTTACCATCAATTAG
- a CDS encoding PEP-CTERM sorting domain-containing protein (PEP-CTERM proteins occur, often in large numbers, in the proteomes of bacteria that also encode an exosortase, a predicted intramembrane cysteine proteinase. The presence of a PEP-CTERM domain at a protein's C-terminus predicts cleavage within the sorting domain, followed by covalent anchoring to some some component of the (usually Gram-negative) cell surface. Many PEP-CTERM proteins exhibit an unusual sequence composition that includes large numbers of potential glycosylation sites. Expression of one such protein has been shown restore the ability of a bacterium to form floc, a type of biofilm.), translating into MKKYSKTRTLVLAAGILTALSASAQTTTIFSEDFSGTAGILDGQSPTEGTGVWDAASYVQKNGSGTTNATVGSSVNSLAFTLETGYVYELSIDIKGYTPTGTTSSYAGLGFFSALDNNYTSYTSPTPTGPWAFMRTQNSTASNVGDLSFRGQNSVAEQVIDSNLTITNWQNFKMVLNTSDSNAFTLALYVDDIQYGSTITYSAVDSATLLTDVTSVGFLAYTASSPGVSFDNFLFTGTTVIPEPSTFALLAGLTALTAMAVRRRK; encoded by the coding sequence ATGAAGAAATACTCCAAAACGCGCACACTCGTGCTCGCTGCGGGCATCCTCACTGCGCTGTCCGCTTCCGCCCAGACCACGACGATCTTTTCGGAAGACTTCTCCGGAACAGCCGGAATTCTGGATGGACAATCCCCGACCGAAGGCACCGGCGTTTGGGATGCGGCAAGCTATGTCCAGAAGAACGGTAGCGGCACCACGAACGCGACCGTCGGCTCCTCGGTCAACAGCCTCGCCTTCACACTGGAAACCGGCTATGTCTACGAACTATCAATCGACATAAAAGGCTACACGCCCACCGGCACGACCTCCTCATACGCCGGGCTTGGCTTTTTCAGCGCACTTGATAATAATTACACCTCCTACACCAGCCCCACCCCGACAGGACCTTGGGCGTTCATGCGAACTCAGAACAGCACCGCTTCCAATGTGGGCGACTTATCGTTCCGAGGCCAGAACAGCGTCGCGGAGCAGGTCATCGATTCCAACCTCACAATCACGAATTGGCAGAACTTCAAGATGGTGCTGAACACTAGCGATAGCAACGCCTTCACTCTGGCCCTGTACGTCGACGACATTCAGTACGGATCGACCATTACCTACTCAGCCGTAGATTCCGCCACCCTGCTCACGGACGTGACGAGCGTCGGGTTTCTGGCCTACACAGCCAGTAGCCCCGGCGTAAGCTTCGACAATTTCCTCTTCACCGGCACGACGGTCATCCCGGAACCCTCCACCTTTGCTCTGTTGGCTGGCTTGACCGCGCTGACCGCAATGGCAGTCCGCCGGCGTAAGTAG
- a CDS encoding polysaccharide deacetylase family protein — protein MQTPLKSLCTLLCGLTLAAGAIANPLTKNGNMTAGSSTPDAWALAKGVDANTVEFRRDTAVFQSAPASLYFEAKSGDKDVSVYQLLQPSTNQLEIRGSLRTEGAFTSVIVAAQIFDANWKQLAWKNLTVIETPGDWQSFSRTISLPAGTARINLQLRVKGPGKVWMDDVEAEEKGDAAPKPKASAWSGRQPIKRVETSEPVVALTFDDGPKDGINLKMLDLFKQEGIHVTFFDVGRMVRKYPEIARRTIAEGHEIGSHSVSHPKIPLLDSMEEVRAQIVDNQAIIKEAIGTEPKVFRAPYVMHDKRMWEVLDELGLPSIGASIGTSDWDHASTVESITDKATLKTQAGDIVLMHCWSPQTLEALPEIIRRLRAKGLRFVTVSELLALEEKK, from the coding sequence ATGCAGACACCATTGAAATCACTTTGTACGCTCTTGTGCGGCCTCACACTCGCCGCCGGCGCAATCGCCAATCCGCTGACTAAAAACGGCAACATGACCGCGGGCAGCAGCACCCCGGATGCCTGGGCCCTGGCCAAGGGGGTCGATGCCAACACCGTCGAATTCCGGCGTGACACCGCGGTCTTCCAATCGGCCCCCGCCTCACTCTACTTTGAGGCGAAGAGTGGTGATAAAGATGTTTCAGTTTATCAGCTTCTCCAACCAAGCACAAATCAGCTGGAGATCCGCGGCAGCCTGCGGACCGAAGGTGCATTCACCTCGGTGATCGTCGCGGCCCAGATCTTCGATGCCAACTGGAAACAACTGGCCTGGAAGAACCTGACCGTGATCGAGACGCCCGGCGACTGGCAGTCGTTTTCCCGCACGATCTCCCTGCCGGCGGGCACGGCGCGGATCAACCTGCAGCTGAGGGTCAAAGGTCCCGGCAAAGTCTGGATGGACGACGTAGAAGCGGAGGAGAAAGGTGACGCAGCGCCCAAACCGAAGGCAAGCGCCTGGAGTGGGCGCCAGCCCATCAAGCGTGTGGAGACCTCCGAACCGGTGGTGGCATTGACCTTTGACGACGGGCCGAAAGACGGGATCAATTTGAAGATGCTGGACCTGTTCAAACAGGAAGGCATCCATGTCACCTTCTTTGATGTCGGGCGCATGGTCCGCAAATACCCGGAGATTGCACGACGGACGATCGCGGAGGGCCACGAGATCGGCAGTCACTCGGTCAGCCACCCCAAGATTCCGCTGCTGGACAGCATGGAAGAGGTCCGGGCTCAAATCGTCGACAACCAGGCCATCATCAAAGAGGCAATCGGCACGGAACCGAAAGTCTTTCGCGCTCCCTATGTCATGCATGACAAGCGGATGTGGGAAGTGCTGGATGAGCTCGGCCTGCCCTCCATCGGTGCCAGTATCGGAACCTCCGACTGGGACCATGCAAGCACGGTGGAAAGCATCACCGACAAAGCCACTTTGAAAACGCAGGCCGGTGATATCGTGCTGATGCACTGCTGGTCGCCCCAAACCCTGGAAGCGCTCCCCGAAATCATCCGGAGACTGCGTGCCAAAGGCCTGCGCTTCGTCACCGTCTCCGAGCTGCTGGCGTTGGAGGAGAAAAAGTAG
- a CDS encoding sodium:solute symporter family transporter yields the protein MNILEVSLFVIAVVGVITLGIWKSSGHESHEKKGASDYFLAGRGLTWWLVGFSLIAANISTEQFVGMSGSAANWLGMAIASYEWIAAVTLVVVAFWFLPKFLKAGLYTIPEFLEYRFDGVARLAMAIPAIVTLVFVTTSSVIFSGGKFVSEYYNTVPILNNLTAVCWLIALFAALYVFVGGLKACAWTDLIWGAALILGGLIVMVLAFSVLADKPAEELIQTKVANSTATVEDLEQANAWQRFMLLNDGVEGEAVVVNGVNGSGGKVHMVRPKTDSDLPWTALLIGLWIPNFFYWGLNQYIVQRTLGSKSLAEGQKGIVLAAFLKLLVPFLVVIPGILAYNLFSGDLLNATTGEYDYDRAFPVLVRNLIKPMPLISWFVLAALTGAVISSLASMLNSASTIATIDLYSKFSGEKDPIKLVRVGRGFVLLFVLLAALVAPQLDKFTSIFAYIQEFQGFISPGILAVFIFGFFSPKTPRYFGAIGIGLNVFAYGFFKWIGGPFLISHGWWYSDRMAFLDRMALCFFIVVLAGLILTKLKPMPVPVVLPENKAIELKSSTPAKICGYAVVLATIALYLKFW from the coding sequence ATGAACATACTGGAAGTTTCATTATTCGTCATCGCCGTCGTCGGTGTCATCACGCTTGGCATCTGGAAGAGCAGCGGGCACGAAAGCCACGAAAAGAAAGGCGCTTCGGACTACTTTCTCGCCGGCCGTGGACTGACATGGTGGCTGGTCGGGTTTTCCCTGATCGCGGCCAATATTTCCACGGAGCAATTTGTCGGGATGTCCGGTTCCGCTGCCAACTGGCTGGGCATGGCCATCGCCTCCTACGAATGGATCGCGGCAGTCACGTTGGTGGTGGTCGCCTTCTGGTTTCTACCGAAGTTCCTCAAAGCCGGTCTCTATACAATTCCCGAATTCCTCGAGTACCGCTTCGATGGGGTTGCCCGATTGGCGATGGCGATTCCCGCGATCGTCACCTTGGTCTTCGTGACGACTTCCTCGGTCATCTTCTCGGGCGGCAAGTTCGTCTCGGAGTATTACAACACGGTGCCTATCTTGAACAATCTGACAGCCGTTTGCTGGCTGATTGCACTCTTCGCCGCGCTGTATGTTTTTGTGGGGGGCTTGAAGGCCTGCGCATGGACCGACCTGATCTGGGGGGCCGCCTTGATTCTCGGCGGGCTCATCGTCATGGTCCTCGCATTCTCCGTCTTGGCCGACAAACCAGCCGAGGAACTTATCCAGACCAAAGTCGCCAATTCGACGGCTACGGTCGAAGACCTGGAGCAAGCGAACGCCTGGCAACGCTTCATGCTCTTGAACGATGGAGTCGAAGGCGAAGCCGTTGTCGTCAACGGCGTGAACGGCAGCGGGGGCAAAGTGCACATGGTCCGCCCCAAAACCGACTCGGACCTTCCGTGGACCGCGCTGCTGATCGGCCTCTGGATCCCGAACTTTTTCTACTGGGGATTGAATCAATACATCGTCCAACGAACCCTGGGATCGAAGTCATTGGCCGAGGGGCAAAAAGGCATCGTCCTTGCCGCCTTCCTCAAACTACTGGTGCCCTTCCTGGTCGTGATCCCCGGCATCCTGGCCTATAATTTATTCAGCGGCGACCTGCTCAATGCGACGACCGGCGAATACGACTACGACCGGGCCTTCCCGGTGCTGGTCCGGAATTTGATCAAACCCATGCCGCTGATTTCGTGGTTCGTGCTGGCCGCATTGACTGGGGCCGTCATCAGCTCGCTGGCATCCATGTTGAACTCGGCGTCCACCATCGCGACGATCGATTTGTATTCCAAGTTCAGCGGAGAGAAGGATCCGATCAAACTCGTGCGGGTCGGCCGTGGCTTTGTCCTGCTCTTCGTGCTGTTGGCCGCCCTGGTCGCCCCACAGCTGGATAAGTTTACCAGCATCTTTGCCTACATCCAGGAATTTCAGGGCTTCATCTCTCCAGGTATACTCGCCGTCTTTATCTTCGGTTTTTTCTCGCCGAAAACGCCCCGCTACTTCGGTGCCATCGGGATCGGCCTGAATGTATTCGCCTACGGTTTCTTCAAGTGGATCGGCGGCCCCTTCCTTATCTCACACGGCTGGTGGTATTCCGACCGGATGGCCTTCCTCGACCGCATGGCGCTCTGCTTTTTCATCGTCGTATTGGCGGGACTGATACTGACCAAATTGAAGCCCATGCCAGTGCCGGTCGTGCTCCCCGAGAATAAGGCAATCGAACTGAAGAGCTCCACTCCGGCAAAAATCTGCGGCTACGCCGTCGTCCTCGCCACCATCGCGCTCTACCTCAAGTTTTGGTAG
- a CDS encoding PEP-CTERM sorting domain-containing protein (PEP-CTERM proteins occur, often in large numbers, in the proteomes of bacteria that also encode an exosortase, a predicted intramembrane cysteine proteinase. The presence of a PEP-CTERM domain at a protein's C-terminus predicts cleavage within the sorting domain, followed by covalent anchoring to some some component of the (usually Gram-negative) cell surface. Many PEP-CTERM proteins exhibit an unusual sequence composition that includes large numbers of potential glycosylation sites. Expression of one such protein has been shown restore the ability of a bacterium to form floc, a type of biofilm.) yields the protein MMKTTHKILLSALVLAPALLGAETILIDFGDNSYTTTGNWNNLAVTPTTDEADLSATGVSLINTAGTSSGITLDITNAFDGRNINGTTSTTLYGDSNPGRDSFYTSASTGDNMAVLTFTGLDPDKTYDFTMFASRWSASYRDTDYILDGLNSSTVTLDASDWDGVTTAYDSTNVSNTVTASAISPTAGGVITLTVTPGTRNTSGYSYLGVVEIAVIPEPGSVALLLGAMATGFVMLRRRR from the coding sequence ATGATGAAAACAACCCACAAAATCCTGCTCTCGGCACTAGTCCTCGCACCCGCCCTTCTCGGCGCGGAAACAATCCTGATCGATTTCGGAGATAACTCCTACACAACCACCGGCAACTGGAACAACCTGGCCGTTACACCCACCACAGATGAGGCAGACCTCTCCGCTACCGGAGTGAGCCTAATCAATACCGCAGGCACGTCTTCCGGGATCACACTCGACATCACGAATGCCTTTGATGGAAGGAACATCAATGGCACCACCAGCACAACATTGTATGGTGACTCAAACCCCGGAAGAGATAGCTTCTACACGTCTGCGTCAACTGGTGACAACATGGCCGTCCTGACTTTCACAGGACTCGACCCAGACAAAACATACGACTTCACGATGTTCGCTTCACGCTGGTCAGCAAGTTACCGCGATACGGATTACATACTTGACGGTTTAAACAGTTCAACGGTTACCCTCGACGCATCCGATTGGGACGGCGTCACCACCGCTTACGACTCCACCAACGTGAGCAACACGGTCACGGCCAGTGCCATTAGCCCGACGGCTGGTGGAGTCATCACCCTCACAGTTACACCGGGAACACGTAACACAAGCGGTTATTCCTACCTCGGCGTAGTTGAAATCGCCGTGATTCCCGAACCGGGTTCCGTCGCGTTGTTGTTGGGTGCCATGGCCACCGGCTTTGTCATGCTGCGCCGCCGCCGTTAA
- a CDS encoding PEP-CTERM sorting domain-containing protein, producing MTIKTCTLSRALLIAAGMLTAYSASAQTTIFEDNFSDGYGSINGTTPTTDLTGTATWTTPSYVGQNGGLLYGRLAGTGAAASTGYLAYTLSAGNIYELSVDIAGAPPTSDTSQYAGIGFFSTVTSTTVPYHQQDSGNPTGAWMFLRTQNTDANEGDLSFRPLGTGGSAIDSTFDVTVSRNYKLVLNTSDTDAAAGTQFSLALFVDNVQYGTSYTYTDAESSALLANVVGVGLTALIASGGPDITFDNFLLTSTAVVPEPGTFALLAGLTAFAAIAMRRRK from the coding sequence ATGACCATAAAGACCTGCACTCTATCGCGCGCACTCCTGATCGCAGCGGGGATGCTCACCGCGTATTCCGCGTCCGCCCAGACCACTATTTTCGAAGACAACTTCTCCGATGGCTACGGAAGCATTAATGGAACCACCCCGACAACTGATCTAACTGGAACAGCCACCTGGACAACGCCAAGCTACGTAGGGCAGAACGGCGGCCTATTATATGGCAGGTTGGCTGGGACCGGTGCGGCCGCATCGACCGGATACCTCGCCTACACATTGAGCGCTGGGAATATCTACGAACTGTCGGTTGACATCGCCGGAGCCCCCCCGACTTCAGATACCTCGCAGTATGCCGGAATTGGCTTTTTCAGCACCGTAACTTCCACAACCGTACCCTACCACCAGCAAGATAGTGGTAACCCGACCGGCGCTTGGATGTTCCTGCGGACCCAGAATACTGACGCCAATGAGGGCGACCTGTCATTTCGCCCGCTAGGCACGGGCGGGTCGGCCATCGACTCCACTTTCGATGTCACCGTCTCGCGGAACTACAAGCTGGTGCTGAACACCAGCGACACCGACGCCGCCGCCGGAACGCAGTTCTCCCTGGCCCTGTTCGTCGATAACGTCCAATACGGGACGAGCTACACTTACACCGATGCAGAATCTTCAGCCCTACTCGCGAACGTGGTCGGCGTAGGGCTAACCGCTTTAATCGCCAGTGGCGGCCCCGATATAACCTTCGATAATTTCCTCTTAACCAGCACGGCGGTCGTTCCGGAACCCGGAACCTTTGCTCTGCTGGCCGGCTTGACCGCATTCGCTGCCATCGCGATGCGACGGCGCAAGTAG
- a CDS encoding substrate-binding domain-containing protein, with the protein MVASVLHVGITIDTSSGEGREMLRGASDYARQRANWEIVLPCFESAAGSVNVPHWCDGLLVRPLKPTDLEACLKFKGPMFGLVAAGLVDQGIPCLTSNGSEMTLQAFDHLRGLGLKRMGYIGFEGFRYSEIRERIFLKAAGEANLEADVFNVSAPLDRKELMAWLKSRKPPFGIFATNDLLAREVINCAHESGIRIPGEMCVVGAGNDEAICSLSSPTLSSVDPGAYQIGFEGARRLDLLMRGKDTKQFELISPLGVVERESSDIRLQDPLIAQVLGVIRSDAQRGLSVTDLLEQFPISQSSLNRRFREATGRSPYEEIQRVRVERAKYLLRHSDLSNESIGEECGFPTTKAFYLAFRAATKLTPRAYRFQTG; encoded by the coding sequence ATGGTCGCTTCAGTGCTGCATGTCGGGATAACCATTGACACTTCGAGTGGTGAGGGGCGTGAGATGCTCCGGGGAGCCTCGGATTATGCGCGTCAGCGTGCGAATTGGGAAATCGTGCTGCCTTGTTTCGAGTCCGCTGCCGGGTCGGTCAATGTCCCGCATTGGTGCGACGGACTTTTAGTCCGGCCCCTGAAGCCGACGGATCTGGAAGCATGCTTGAAATTCAAAGGGCCCATGTTCGGGCTGGTCGCGGCCGGCTTGGTCGATCAGGGAATCCCGTGCCTGACCAGCAACGGCTCGGAAATGACACTTCAGGCATTTGACCACTTACGAGGATTGGGGCTGAAACGTATGGGCTATATCGGGTTCGAGGGTTTCCGTTATTCCGAAATTCGAGAGCGAATCTTTTTGAAAGCGGCCGGAGAAGCCAATCTGGAGGCGGATGTGTTTAATGTCTCCGCGCCGCTCGACCGCAAGGAATTGATGGCGTGGTTGAAGAGCCGGAAGCCGCCTTTCGGTATCTTTGCGACGAATGATTTGCTCGCCAGGGAAGTCATCAACTGTGCCCATGAATCGGGTATCCGTATTCCTGGTGAAATGTGCGTAGTGGGTGCAGGAAACGATGAAGCCATTTGCAGCTTGTCGAGCCCGACGCTGAGCTCGGTCGATCCGGGAGCCTATCAAATCGGATTTGAGGGGGCTCGACGACTCGATCTTTTGATGCGGGGTAAGGACACGAAACAATTTGAACTGATTTCACCGCTGGGCGTGGTTGAGCGTGAATCCAGTGACATCCGCCTGCAGGATCCATTGATTGCTCAAGTCCTTGGCGTGATCCGCAGTGATGCTCAACGCGGACTCAGTGTGACGGATCTTCTGGAGCAATTTCCGATTTCCCAGAGTTCGCTGAATCGTCGTTTCCGCGAGGCCACCGGACGCAGTCCCTATGAGGAGATTCAGCGCGTCCGGGTGGAACGAGCCAAGTATCTGCTTCGGCATTCGGATCTGAGTAATGAGTCGATCGGCGAGGAATGCGGCTTTCCCACGACCAAGGCATTCTATTTGGCCTTTCGCGCCGCGACGAAACTCACGCCAAGAGCCTATCGATTCCAGACTGGGTAG